A stretch of Desulfobacter hydrogenophilus DNA encodes these proteins:
- a CDS encoding neuraminidase-like domain-containing protein, which translates to MPSITGTVFISDANAAPETDVILRACDIELFNKQLLGEVTLQAPFRNTSQTFQIRYSSRRYQSEEGANIQVQASTLDGLLAGETQILFNAPDEVSNIRIELHPVENPASEYERLVASLKPLMEGVAPAELTSDQIVFLARDAEAQRSRIFAWNEAAILSRDTDLPVEAGYGWFRRLGNPHTLAGLLAQEPSALRDLLLRSIGRNIIPDITDQIDTILADLERLRPRVVFGTLTFDSSIVTPIESNIVVQAYDRDLRSEELLGEDRVAGPFGQPGSTAFGRYRIEYLEAQYQRSEGYTADIVVRAHTEDGRFGAESATFFNAGQEQRIDLALGVIEDSTPTERALSELEDLQERLDPLRENVAYRDFTDEDLVFLVQEVVSQPDSRVERVTVEARLGFLRTAAQFEDITAIPLAAFYGWFRQTLPTDLDALLDTSVARLQRALETAIRENIIPDISAQIPEILDAIRSARLEQGRLINHRFVIQLINSENNRPLANIQADVIDLDTEPDDQNSERMDADGQGVLVLNFVLPGDAPAASARRLQLTLRDEDQVLARVEVAAVADQTEVVQISVTIEPTAEEQRSIDEIVDPVLAARLNDLGITSVAGLLDHPELIDEEDDELVRVRDHAKIAVLNPDLTEDQQRYVLDNGLASPQAVAKIGRAEFVSRYSEGLGGDAAAYTFYKANQDLVKVMHHQIAGNWLEVVTSPGDDDEPSDIPGGVSEIIEAQTNNCGCEDCTSAVSPAAYLAYLLDWMLTHIKYQGATVAFADFVNEFHQPFAGLPTHCDAVTREVRQVRLVVESLWRYIDRLNETDLQMPTPFCIAYRRRRNQLYKMIVANLGVSFGQLRRATLPIEGKGLTAEQVADQRTAVANILGVDESVVPELFFNVDDPDINPTEELLEATFGYENTRKQDRFATRSRPRLISWQREKLESQWQIQDWAADDYSSTNRLPYIDPALIDETYLRKPLDTNPAFSLLTERQTLLANHRQGMVESTSTDLAGLEALLESELSQSIDQLQAWFNALQGEGDESAVADAPEAVDALHLTPAGFSHLMATRSTLANDTPLGDTADEIQAVWNSVFDILSRAHRHQQFAVWVEQENDGGIVFGPKLFWPSVEPPAINPWLAGEREQAAWLAALDHRNLPPIIDPDQIPQAWVLTLRVVKDIQASEEEQNADNSFTAGIGRLAVETSLDAFELWERRRSFVDERINDLHTVRQGAATPLDALGGMLTASKTGLILETLVALREQEAAGQDIAPRLAQLNIERSAYRFLTEVHILAEADTLIPADIWEGVEAILVQVEKQRAFAEWRNQEQEAQVSLHPNHFQILSPPDKVADNVRSEWLHTPRTLNRWVATLEARKDQFEALETALTNAVSAAESQMLTQLRDLLISDSAAPGESLQEKAEWLDKRLLMDMFMDGCHMTTRVSQAIETLQRLVRGVYNQEHDGTLLDGFALDAVEDYETEWPVMGTYATWKAYLLAYLFPENLLHLSPPARQSHGLNKLYKALPGRINEQQACELATEYSSYFYDICNLEVQATCQLESVYIKPDKCDPTSTLYDSFTHIFARSSVSGMVYWAYRLSNDYPSDNISTWIPLGKLGEVDFILGAAPHETPSGQKLLLLFAGTTTDILMRKFDVSEGRWLSVTKLDWPQGYEVGINAGTIIQKRQMNDEIDSIYRFPTLVSVTVNNNSTFIQYLSHGADSWRDDEWAPLYGPSLFDDINDINSLIQIDNSRYAILAYIKNGLHYQVQDVENHITDHYEWRKTNTGLPRGGVTAPTEQNTIYCFTRKRNFSATVDDSTEYQKITFATPESDTISFDDIEDFNDWLVSHTGVSIDDESLYEFNHYVPDFFIPNDVEVFPGIHPEGWNPFSKEDISTYLTSWHGDPYYTGSLLGLITRDVSDFSPGKFYLEEAEFDDDLPTDRYFYLFQQKFYGVENFIDWLGNLENVSYSHPTLGWWKFVNDRMKILSIKGLSLAQIVKQLLINKLHEEYSIFAPPDSQSKPVQFYKSQSGSDQLSSRRELSSRDLTLQQNTFYANSEIVFSAQEKRKEYNFPIQGLFKFSDGSLSIRKRRRIAPYGGGSFNLLPEREIEALQRKRLDIKVIYRPLRNAPASVQSYLHEAYLHVPVALGYMLQKSGNYEQALIWYRQVYDYLQSSGRRKIYHYLKIEQQLPLDFEQVDEYLDDSTSPHVIARTRKNTYTRHILLLIIRCLIDYADALFARDNVTDNARARELYTQALKFLDFKVLKPKESACENILRELEVAIDGAGQLPLQQFESVIAEIPDPDRLRTTGDNLRAIGWDTNSDVDSRIDAMRAAISSGLSSVRAEAAELPPAKLLSTLVEQDKLQVYAALETQYLANSTPRSQFRKTNQQRKQTQLSALASITDTSQDSIPWLRQARPAEKTDDKLSLAVLEPEVVSRLTVLDQIRQAAPLQSLVVQQFRSFAINTGVSFSFCIPQNPVISALRRRAENNLTKLRTCRNIAGFLRQIDPYGAPITIGSGMVSADGSIFSGVVDAPPTPYRYAALIARAKELVTIAQQIEGGYQSALEAAEREALSVMQAEQNVEIAGARVVLQDLRVNQANSQLGLANLQKGSAELRVDTFQSWIDAGPNRHENNLLMAYREAGEAQESAAIARATGQALSAAVQAIPDKFGANLHPGQYVKAGLLAGVAASAIAEGNYNVQAIQAQAKAQTSSAFASFERRQNEWQLQQGLAAQDILIGDQQIQLARDGIAITQQERAIAGLEQTHAASILQFLLSKTFTEEMYRWIASVLEDVYRYFLQEAASIAHLAERQIAFERQQGALKFIQSGYWNVPLDDSSQSDNTDRLGITGSARLLKDIYQLDQYAFETRQRKEVLSVTIDLAEYFPFEFQQFRETGIMVFSTPQSLIDQQFPGNYLCLVQQVSVSVVALISPTYGIRGVLTSAGISKTVVGGDTFQTVTLRHLPERLALTSPVTSSGQVLELQPDAQGLQNPFEGMGFASQWELKMPKANNVFDYNTIATVLFTIDFTALHSYDYEQQVIEQLDRSVSANRTFRFRYEFADAWYDLNNPDRTDTPMRVRFETRHEDFPPNMDGLRIQHILLYFIRKDGETFEVPVHQLLFMETGTQGSVGGSAQTVDGVISTRRGNSTSWLPMIGKSPFGEWELAFADAQADVLRIRDLFTEELIEDILFIITYEGTKPAHP; encoded by the coding sequence ATGCCATCAATAACCGGAACCGTTTTTATATCCGACGCTAACGCCGCACCTGAAACAGATGTTATTTTGCGGGCCTGCGACATTGAGCTATTCAATAAACAGCTTTTGGGAGAAGTCACTCTCCAAGCGCCGTTTAGAAATACAAGTCAGACCTTCCAAATTCGCTATTCCAGCCGACGGTATCAGTCTGAAGAGGGGGCAAATATCCAAGTGCAGGCCAGTACGTTGGATGGCTTGCTGGCTGGAGAAACGCAGATCCTTTTCAACGCGCCGGATGAGGTCTCCAATATCCGGATAGAGTTACACCCGGTTGAAAATCCAGCATCAGAATATGAGCGCCTGGTGGCAAGCCTGAAGCCGCTAATGGAAGGCGTCGCCCCAGCAGAGCTTACCTCCGATCAGATCGTCTTTCTTGCCCGTGATGCTGAGGCGCAACGCTCCCGAATCTTTGCCTGGAACGAGGCGGCGATCCTCAGCCGCGACACCGACCTGCCTGTCGAAGCCGGTTATGGGTGGTTCCGACGGTTGGGCAATCCACATACATTGGCAGGCCTGTTGGCTCAGGAACCCAGTGCATTGAGAGATCTCCTGCTCAGGTCCATCGGCCGCAATATCATTCCCGATATCACCGATCAAATCGATACCATTTTGGCTGATCTCGAAAGACTCCGCCCGCGTGTTGTGTTCGGCACTCTTACATTCGACTCTTCCATCGTTACACCGATTGAAAGCAACATCGTTGTGCAGGCTTACGACAGAGATCTCCGCAGCGAGGAACTGCTCGGTGAGGACCGTGTTGCGGGACCATTTGGTCAACCGGGTTCAACCGCATTCGGGAGGTACCGCATTGAGTATCTCGAAGCACAGTACCAGCGCAGCGAAGGATACACGGCTGATATTGTGGTACGTGCTCATACCGAAGATGGGCGCTTTGGGGCGGAGTCCGCCACGTTCTTTAATGCCGGCCAGGAGCAGCGTATTGATCTTGCGCTGGGGGTGATAGAAGACTCGACACCAACGGAGCGCGCGTTATCTGAGCTGGAAGACCTTCAAGAGCGTCTTGATCCTTTGCGGGAAAATGTTGCCTACCGGGACTTCACTGATGAGGACTTGGTGTTCCTGGTGCAAGAGGTCGTGAGCCAGCCTGATAGTCGTGTTGAACGCGTAACGGTGGAGGCGCGTCTGGGCTTTCTGCGAACGGCGGCACAGTTTGAGGACATCACCGCCATTCCCCTGGCCGCATTCTACGGCTGGTTTCGGCAGACTCTCCCCACCGATTTAGACGCCTTGCTTGATACCTCGGTTGCCCGCCTGCAACGAGCGCTGGAAACAGCTATTCGCGAGAACATTATTCCCGATATCTCAGCTCAGATCCCCGAAATTCTTGACGCTATTCGTTCCGCTCGCCTTGAGCAGGGCCGTTTGATCAACCATCGTTTTGTCATTCAATTGATAAACAGTGAAAACAACCGGCCCCTGGCCAATATCCAGGCTGACGTGATTGATCTTGATACCGAGCCGGACGATCAAAATAGCGAGCGCATGGATGCCGATGGCCAAGGAGTGCTTGTACTCAATTTTGTTCTGCCGGGCGATGCTCCGGCGGCGTCTGCCCGCCGCCTGCAACTTACCTTGCGGGATGAAGATCAAGTCTTGGCTAGGGTAGAGGTTGCGGCGGTAGCGGATCAGACGGAAGTCGTACAGATCTCCGTCACCATTGAGCCAACGGCCGAAGAGCAACGATCCATTGACGAGATTGTTGACCCCGTTCTGGCCGCCCGCCTCAATGATCTTGGGATTACCTCCGTTGCCGGGCTATTAGACCACCCTGAACTGATTGATGAAGAAGATGATGAACTGGTTAGGGTTAGGGATCACGCCAAGATTGCGGTTCTTAATCCCGATCTGACCGAAGATCAGCAGCGTTATGTGCTTGATAATGGTCTGGCCAGTCCGCAGGCCGTTGCCAAGATCGGACGAGCCGAATTCGTGAGCCGCTATAGCGAGGGGTTAGGCGGTGACGCAGCAGCCTATACTTTTTATAAAGCCAACCAGGATCTGGTGAAAGTCATGCATCACCAAATTGCCGGTAACTGGCTGGAAGTGGTGACTTCACCTGGCGACGATGACGAACCGTCAGACATACCCGGCGGCGTCAGCGAGATCATCGAGGCCCAGACCAACAACTGCGGCTGTGAGGATTGCACCTCCGCCGTCAGTCCCGCTGCCTACCTGGCCTACCTGCTTGATTGGATGCTGACCCACATTAAATATCAGGGCGCAACCGTCGCGTTCGCTGACTTTGTAAACGAATTTCACCAGCCTTTTGCTGGGCTCCCCACCCACTGTGACGCCGTCACCCGGGAGGTCCGCCAGGTTCGCCTGGTTGTCGAAAGCCTGTGGCGTTATATCGACAGGCTGAACGAGACCGATTTGCAGATGCCGACACCGTTCTGCATTGCTTATCGCCGACGACGCAACCAACTTTACAAAATGATTGTGGCTAACCTGGGTGTCAGCTTTGGGCAGCTTCGCCGGGCCACTCTCCCCATTGAAGGAAAAGGGTTAACGGCTGAGCAGGTAGCTGACCAGCGCACTGCCGTTGCCAACATTCTTGGCGTTGATGAATCTGTCGTGCCGGAATTGTTTTTTAATGTGGATGACCCCGATATCAATCCCACAGAGGAACTCCTGGAAGCAACATTTGGCTATGAAAATACTCGGAAACAAGATCGCTTTGCGACGCGATCGCGTCCAAGGCTAATCTCTTGGCAGCGAGAAAAATTAGAAAGCCAGTGGCAAATTCAAGACTGGGCAGCCGATGACTACAGCAGCACCAATAGACTTCCCTATATCGATCCCGCTCTGATCGACGAAACCTATCTGCGTAAGCCCCTTGACACCAACCCGGCCTTTTCCTTACTGACAGAGCGTCAAACCCTGTTGGCTAATCACCGGCAGGGGATGGTGGAATCGACATCAACCGATTTGGCTGGGTTAGAGGCCCTACTGGAAAGTGAACTTTCCCAGTCCATTGACCAACTCCAGGCATGGTTCAATGCGCTGCAAGGTGAGGGTGATGAGAGTGCCGTGGCGGACGCCCCTGAAGCGGTGGACGCGCTCCACCTCACCCCGGCGGGTTTCTCTCATCTGATGGCAACGCGCTCGACGCTTGCCAATGACACACCATTGGGAGACACCGCGGATGAAATTCAAGCGGTCTGGAATTCAGTCTTTGATATTCTTTCCCGTGCCCATCGTCATCAGCAATTTGCTGTCTGGGTAGAACAGGAAAATGACGGTGGAATTGTATTCGGCCCGAAGCTCTTTTGGCCCTCTGTCGAACCTCCGGCAATCAATCCCTGGCTCGCCGGAGAAAGAGAACAGGCCGCATGGCTGGCTGCTTTAGATCATCGCAACCTGCCTCCCATCATTGACCCCGACCAAATCCCCCAAGCATGGGTACTGACGCTCCGTGTGGTCAAGGATATTCAAGCCAGCGAAGAAGAACAGAATGCTGATAACAGTTTTACAGCAGGGATTGGTCGCCTTGCTGTTGAAACTTCCCTGGATGCCTTTGAGTTATGGGAGCGACGACGGTCGTTCGTGGACGAACGGATCAATGATTTACACACTGTCCGCCAAGGCGCGGCTACCCCCTTGGACGCATTGGGCGGGATGCTCACCGCCAGCAAGACAGGACTCATTTTAGAGACTTTGGTGGCGCTGCGAGAGCAGGAAGCTGCGGGACAGGATATTGCACCGCGTTTGGCCCAGCTCAACATAGAACGATCGGCCTATCGCTTTCTCACGGAGGTCCACATCCTGGCAGAAGCAGATACCTTGATCCCGGCAGACATATGGGAGGGCGTTGAGGCCATTTTGGTGCAGGTGGAAAAGCAGCGCGCGTTCGCCGAATGGCGCAACCAGGAACAGGAGGCCCAAGTATCTCTCCATCCCAACCATTTCCAGATTTTGTCGCCTCCCGACAAGGTTGCAGACAACGTTCGCTCTGAGTGGCTGCACACCCCCCGCACGCTCAACCGCTGGGTCGCCACTTTGGAAGCCCGCAAAGATCAGTTCGAGGCGTTGGAAACAGCCCTGACGAATGCCGTCAGCGCCGCCGAATCTCAGATGTTGACGCAGCTGCGTGACCTGTTGATATCCGATAGCGCTGCCCCTGGCGAAAGCCTGCAAGAAAAAGCAGAATGGCTCGATAAACGCCTGCTCATGGATATGTTCATGGACGGCTGCCACATGACGACCCGCGTCAGCCAGGCTATCGAAACCCTGCAACGCCTGGTTCGTGGTGTTTATAACCAGGAGCATGATGGCACATTGCTCGATGGTTTTGCCCTGGATGCGGTCGAGGACTATGAAACCGAGTGGCCCGTGATGGGTACCTATGCCACTTGGAAAGCTTATCTGCTGGCCTATCTGTTTCCAGAGAATTTGTTGCATTTGAGTCCACCAGCCAGACAATCTCATGGGCTTAACAAATTGTACAAAGCGCTTCCAGGCCGCATCAATGAACAGCAAGCTTGCGAACTGGCCACAGAATACAGTTCATATTTTTACGATATATGTAACTTGGAAGTCCAAGCGACATGCCAACTTGAATCGGTTTATATAAAACCAGATAAGTGTGATCCGACTTCAACGTTATACGACTCATTTACGCATATCTTTGCACGTTCCTCTGTCTCAGGGATGGTCTACTGGGCTTATCGTCTCTCAAATGACTATCCGTCGGATAATATTTCTACATGGATTCCTCTAGGTAAACTGGGCGAAGTAGATTTTATCTTGGGGGCAGCGCCACACGAAACTCCGAGTGGTCAAAAATTGTTATTGCTATTTGCTGGCACGACTACAGACATCTTGATGAGGAAGTTTGATGTAAGTGAAGGCCGTTGGCTCAGTGTTACCAAGCTTGACTGGCCGCAGGGTTACGAGGTTGGAATCAATGCCGGCACAATTATTCAGAAACGACAAATGAATGATGAGATTGATTCGATCTATCGCTTCCCTACTTTAGTGAGTGTCACCGTTAACAATAATTCTACATTTATCCAATACTTGAGTCACGGAGCAGATTCATGGCGAGATGATGAATGGGCACCGCTATATGGTCCCTCTCTCTTTGATGATATAAATGACATTAATTCGCTTATTCAAATCGACAACAGCAGGTACGCTATCTTAGCGTATATAAAAAATGGCTTGCACTACCAAGTCCAAGATGTAGAAAACCACATCACCGATCACTATGAATGGAGAAAAACGAATACTGGCCTTCCCCGTGGCGGTGTTACTGCTCCGACTGAGCAAAATACAATTTACTGCTTCACTCGCAAACGTAATTTCAGCGCAACAGTAGATGACTCGACTGAATACCAAAAAATCACCTTCGCGACACCAGAGTCTGACACTATTTCATTTGATGATATTGAAGATTTCAATGACTGGCTTGTTTCCCATACCGGTGTCAGTATAGATGATGAGAGTCTGTATGAATTCAACCACTACGTACCTGACTTCTTTATTCCTAACGATGTAGAAGTTTTTCCTGGGATTCACCCCGAAGGGTGGAATCCCTTCTCAAAAGAGGATATCAGTACTTATCTTACAAGTTGGCATGGCGACCCTTACTACACAGGTTCTCTACTTGGCCTCATTACAAGAGATGTCTCTGACTTCAGTCCCGGAAAATTCTACCTTGAAGAGGCAGAGTTTGACGATGACTTGCCCACAGATCGATACTTTTATTTATTTCAACAGAAATTCTACGGGGTAGAAAATTTCATCGACTGGCTTGGAAATTTAGAGAACGTTAGTTACTCTCATCCTACGCTAGGCTGGTGGAAATTTGTAAACGATAGAATGAAAATTCTATCAATCAAGGGCCTCTCCCTTGCTCAGATCGTAAAGCAGTTATTGATTAATAAATTGCATGAAGAGTACTCTATTTTTGCTCCACCGGACTCTCAATCGAAACCAGTTCAATTCTACAAAAGTCAGTCAGGTAGCGATCAACTTTCTTCAAGGCGAGAACTTTCGAGTCGAGACTTGACACTGCAACAAAATACTTTTTATGCCAACAGCGAGATAGTTTTTTCTGCTCAAGAAAAGCGAAAAGAGTACAACTTTCCAATTCAGGGGCTTTTTAAGTTCTCTGATGGCAGTTTAAGTATTCGGAAAAGACGAAGAATCGCGCCTTATGGCGGCGGCTCCTTTAATCTATTGCCAGAAAGAGAGATTGAAGCACTACAACGCAAACGCTTGGATATCAAGGTTATCTATCGTCCGCTTCGCAATGCACCTGCTTCAGTTCAAAGCTATTTGCATGAGGCATATTTGCATGTGCCTGTAGCGCTCGGATATATGCTTCAAAAAAGCGGAAACTATGAACAGGCATTGATTTGGTATCGCCAAGTATATGATTACTTACAAAGTAGCGGTCGACGAAAGATATATCACTATCTGAAAATTGAGCAACAGTTACCACTTGATTTTGAGCAAGTGGATGAATATCTTGATGATTCCACTAGTCCTCATGTCATTGCCAGAACTCGCAAAAACACCTACACCCGCCATATTTTATTGCTGATCATCCGCTGCTTGATCGACTATGCGGATGCGCTCTTCGCGCGGGACAATGTGACCGATAATGCCCGCGCTCGTGAGTTATACACCCAGGCTCTGAAGTTTTTAGATTTTAAGGTGCTAAAGCCAAAAGAATCTGCTTGTGAAAATATTCTGAGAGAGCTGGAGGTAGCGATTGATGGAGCCGGTCAGTTACCCCTGCAACAATTTGAATCCGTGATCGCTGAAATTCCCGATCCTGATCGCCTGAGAACCACAGGCGATAATCTGAGAGCGATTGGCTGGGACACGAATAGCGATGTGGATTCCCGCATAGACGCCATGCGTGCGGCGATAAGCTCAGGGCTGTCATCGGTTCGCGCTGAGGCCGCAGAGCTACCACCCGCTAAATTATTATCAACCCTAGTTGAACAAGACAAACTCCAGGTCTATGCTGCATTGGAAACACAATATCTGGCAAACAGTACGCCACGTTCCCAGTTCCGCAAAACCAACCAACAACGTAAACAAACTCAGCTCTCAGCCCTTGCAAGCATTACAGATACGTCGCAAGACAGCATTCCGTGGTTACGGCAGGCTCGCCCCGCTGAAAAGACTGATGACAAGTTGAGCTTGGCAGTCCTCGAGCCAGAGGTTGTTTCCCGGCTGACCGTGTTAGATCAGATCCGCCAAGCTGCGCCACTGCAAAGCTTGGTTGTCCAGCAATTCAGAAGCTTTGCCATCAATACCGGGGTATCCTTTAGTTTTTGCATTCCGCAAAACCCCGTCATTTCCGCCTTGCGTCGCCGAGCCGAAAACAACCTGACCAAGCTACGCACCTGTCGCAATATCGCAGGCTTCCTGCGTCAAATTGATCCTTACGGCGCCCCCATTACCATCGGCAGTGGCATGGTATCGGCTGACGGCAGCATTTTCAGCGGAGTTGTCGACGCACCGCCTACGCCCTACCGCTATGCGGCCTTAATCGCACGCGCAAAAGAGTTGGTAACGATTGCTCAGCAAATCGAAGGTGGATACCAATCAGCGCTTGAGGCCGCTGAGCGCGAAGCACTATCCGTAATGCAAGCAGAGCAGAATGTCGAGATAGCAGGTGCCCGCGTTGTACTGCAGGATCTGAGAGTCAATCAGGCCAATAGCCAGTTGGGATTAGCCAATCTTCAAAAAGGCAGTGCTGAACTACGTGTCGATACCTTCCAAAGCTGGATTGATGCAGGCCCCAATAGGCATGAAAACAATTTGTTAATGGCCTATAGAGAAGCGGGTGAAGCGCAGGAGTCCGCTGCGATCGCTCGTGCAACTGGGCAGGCACTTAGTGCCGCAGTACAAGCAATACCAGATAAGTTTGGAGCAAATCTTCATCCAGGACAATATGTAAAAGCAGGTCTATTAGCTGGTGTAGCAGCTTCGGCAATTGCTGAAGGGAACTACAATGTACAGGCCATTCAAGCCCAAGCCAAAGCTCAAACTAGTTCTGCGTTTGCCAGTTTTGAGCGGCGTCAGAATGAATGGCAACTCCAACAAGGCTTAGCCGCGCAAGACATCCTTATCGGAGATCAGCAGATACAACTGGCCCGGGACGGCATCGCCATCACCCAACAAGAACGGGCCATTGCCGGACTCGAACAAACCCACGCCGCCAGTATTCTACAATTTCTCCTCAGCAAAACCTTTACGGAGGAAATGTACCGCTGGATTGCCAGTGTCCTCGAAGATGTCTATCGATACTTTCTCCAGGAGGCCGCTTCTATTGCCCACCTCGCCGAGCGGCAGATTGCCTTTGAACGCCAGCAGGGTGCGCTCAAATTCATTCAATCCGGTTACTGGAACGTCCCACTTGATGATTCCAGCCAGAGCGATAATACAGACCGTCTCGGCATTACCGGTTCGGCGCGCCTGCTCAAAGACATTTATCAGCTCGATCAATACGCTTTTGAAACACGACAACGCAAAGAAGTGCTTTCTGTCACAATTGACCTGGCCGAATATTTCCCTTTCGAATTTCAGCAATTTAGAGAAACCGGTATCATGGTCTTCAGCACACCGCAAAGCCTGATCGATCAACAGTTCCCCGGCAACTATCTTTGCCTTGTGCAACAGGTTTCAGTTTCAGTGGTTGCGCTTATTTCGCCGACATATGGTATCCGCGGAGTTTTAACTTCTGCGGGCATTTCAAAAACTGTTGTGGGTGGAGACACCTTCCAGACAGTTACTTTACGCCATCTGCCAGAACGTCTTGCGCTTACCAGCCCGGTAACTTCTTCCGGGCAGGTGCTAGAATTACAGCCCGACGCCCAAGGTTTGCAAAATCCGTTTGAGGGTATGGGATTTGCCAGTCAATGGGAGTTGAAAATGCCGAAGGCAAATAACGTATTCGACTACAACACCATTGCGACAGTACTGTTTACAATAGACTTCACAGCCCTCCACAGCTACGACTACGAGCAACAAGTTATCGAACAGCTTGATCGTAGTGTCAGCGCCAATCGCACCTTTCGTTTCCGTTATGAGTTTGCTGATGCGTGGTATGATCTGAACAATCCCGATCGAACCGATACGCCGATGCGTGTTCGCTTTGAAACGCGCCATGAGGATTTTCCTCCCAACATGGATGGATTGCGTATTCAACATATTCTTCTCTATTTTATACGAAAAGACGGGGAGACCTTTGAAGTGCCGGTACACCAATTGCTGTTTATGGAGACGGGAACCCAGGGCAGCGTTGGCGGCAGTGCTCAGACAGTGGATGGCGTTATTAGCACGCGCCGGGGAAACAGCACCAGTTGGCTGCCTATGATCGGCAAATCTCCATTCGGCGAGTGGGAATTGGCTTTTGCAGATGCACAAGCTGATGTTTTACGTATAAGAGACCTGTTCACGGAAGAGTTGATTGAAGATATATTGTTTATCATTACTTATGAAGGGACTAAACCAGCGCATCCGTAA